The Epinephelus lanceolatus isolate andai-2023 chromosome 1, ASM4190304v1, whole genome shotgun sequence genome has a window encoding:
- the LOC117256899 gene encoding odorant receptor 131-2-like encodes MLVWLALSVINGSMVHTFLRHSLFYENPRYIMFIYMVINDALQLSLVTALYVVSYIFRKIHASVCCFLIMTAVLTTRSTPLILAGMAVERYISICFPLHYGQMCTVPRTLLLIGVILILAVTPPITDLLITIVHRPRTYFHSTIFCDHPLLFRHQSIYYKNCVFDGVYLSFVSLTLLYTYCRIMLTARAASMGLSSVKRARNTVLLHGLQLLLCMLAFVVPSLQAALISIFPRFSLEIRYIFFLVVYIIPRFMSPIIYGFRDELFRKYWTRYLACRGQNIVRVRPVLLKVNL; translated from the exons ATGCTGGTGTGGCTGGCCCTCAGTGTCATCAATGGCAGCATGGTGCACACCTTCCTACGACACAG TCTCTTCTATGAGAACCCACGGTACATCATGTTCATCTACATGGTGATCAACGACGCTCTGCAGCTCAGCCTTGTAACAGCTCTCTACGTGGTCAGCTACATCTTCAGGAAGATACACGCCTCAGTCTGCTGCTTTCTG ATCATGACAGCAGTCCTCACCACCCGCTCCACCCCTCTCATCCTGGCTGGCATGGCAGTGGAGCGCTACATCTCCATCTGCTTCCCCTTGCACTATGGTCAGATGTGCACCGTCCCTCGCACCCTTCTGCTCATCGGTGTCATCCTCATCCTCGCTGTCACCCCGCCCATCACCGACCTCCTCATCACTATTGTCCACAGGCCTCGGACTTATTTCCACAGCACCATTTTTTGCGACCATCCACTTCTCTTTCGCCACCAGTCCATCTACTACAAAAACTGTGTGTTTGACGGGGTGTACCTGTCCTTTGTGTCTCTGACACTGCTCTACACCTACTGTAGGATCATGCTGACAGCACGAGCCGCTTCAATGGGCCTGTCCTCAGTGAAGAGAGCCAGGAACACTGTCCTGCTTCATGGGCTGCAG ctgctgctgtgcatGCTTGCCTTTGTGGTTCCTTCCCTTCAGGCTGCTCTCATCTCCATCTTCCCTCGATTCAGTCTGGAGATTCGTTACATCTTCTTCCTGGTCGTCTACATCATCCCCCGTTTCATGAGTCCTATCATCTATGGTTTTCGTGACGAGCTGTTTAGGAAGTACTGGACCCGGTACCTGGCTTGTAGGGGCCAAAATATTGTCAGGGTCAGACCGGTGTTACTGAAGGTGAACCTGTAG